One genomic region from Reichenbachiella ulvae encodes:
- a CDS encoding sugar porter family MFS transporter, translating to MKANNYTFLLSICSVAALGGFLFGFDWVVIGGAKPFYELFFKISDSPGLKGWAMSSALIGCVGGAIIAGAFSDRYGRKKLLIAAAVLFIISAYGSGIASDFSIFILYRIIGGLGIGIASTLSPMYIAEVTPAKIRGMFVSINQLTIVVGILAAQVSNMLIAEKIPDLATNQEILSSWNGQHGWRWMFWAELIPAFLFFFFMFLVPESPRFLIKAGQKKKGTKILSKIGGAAYADKALISIENSLSIDDSKVSNQLLTDKRFLSILILGVVLASFQQWCGINIIFNYAQEIFQSAGYSINDMFFNIVLTGSVNLAFTIVAMLFVDKLGRKKLMLFGAGGLTIIYIILGWFYYIDFNGWPMLVLVITAIAVFAVSLAPVTWVVLSEIFPNKIRGKAMSIATLSLWVSSSLLVLTFPYLNETLNTSGTFWVYSGICLMGFIFILKKLPETKNKSLEELEEVLMQEK from the coding sequence ATGAAAGCAAACAATTACACATTTTTATTATCCATCTGCTCAGTGGCTGCCTTAGGAGGGTTCCTCTTCGGGTTTGACTGGGTCGTCATCGGAGGGGCTAAACCGTTCTATGAATTATTCTTCAAGATTTCGGATAGCCCGGGTTTAAAAGGCTGGGCCATGAGCAGTGCCCTGATCGGCTGTGTGGGAGGTGCTATAATAGCCGGTGCTTTCTCAGATCGCTATGGTAGAAAAAAGCTTTTGATAGCAGCGGCAGTACTATTTATCATTTCTGCATACGGTAGCGGTATCGCTAGCGACTTTTCGATTTTCATCCTGTACAGGATCATCGGAGGGTTAGGAATAGGGATCGCTTCTACACTGTCACCCATGTATATAGCAGAAGTTACTCCAGCAAAAATACGAGGCATGTTCGTCTCTATCAACCAATTGACCATAGTAGTAGGCATATTGGCAGCTCAGGTATCTAATATGCTAATAGCCGAAAAAATTCCTGACTTAGCTACTAATCAGGAAATACTATCCAGCTGGAATGGCCAACATGGCTGGCGATGGATGTTTTGGGCAGAATTGATCCCGGCCTTCCTGTTTTTCTTCTTTATGTTTTTAGTCCCAGAAAGCCCTCGCTTTTTAATCAAAGCAGGACAAAAAAAGAAAGGCACCAAAATCCTAAGCAAAATAGGTGGTGCAGCCTATGCAGACAAAGCTCTGATCAGCATAGAAAACTCACTCTCCATTGACGACTCTAAAGTATCCAACCAACTCCTCACTGATAAAAGATTTTTGTCCATATTGATCTTAGGAGTAGTACTAGCTTCTTTCCAACAATGGTGCGGGATAAATATCATATTCAATTATGCACAGGAAATATTTCAATCCGCAGGGTACTCTATCAATGACATGTTTTTCAATATCGTACTCACTGGCAGTGTCAATTTGGCCTTCACGATAGTGGCCATGCTGTTTGTAGATAAACTAGGAAGGAAAAAGCTGATGCTCTTTGGGGCCGGTGGGCTCACGATCATATACATCATACTAGGTTGGTTCTATTACATCGACTTCAATGGCTGGCCTATGCTTGTTCTCGTAATCACAGCTATAGCTGTTTTTGCCGTATCACTGGCCCCAGTAACCTGGGTTGTACTATCAGAAATTTTCCCTAATAAAATCAGAGGCAAGGCCATGTCCATTGCCACGCTTTCACTTTGGGTATCATCTTCACTTCTGGTATTAACATTCCCTTATCTCAACGAGACACTTAACACATCGGGCACCTTCTGGGTATACAGCGGGATCTGTCTGATGGGATTTATTTTCATTCTCAAAAAACTTCCTGAAACTAAGAATAAGTCTTTGGAAGAATTAGAAGAGGTTTTAATGCAAGAAAAATGA
- a CDS encoding DUF5107 domain-containing protein, whose translation MNKVQIWQEKITIPTYTTGKPEKNPVFIEKRVYQGSSGSVYPYPVIEKIHDEKIDKAYNAVYLENEFVKIMILPEIGGRVQMAYDKTKQRHFVYYNQVIKPALVGLTGPWISGGIEFNWPQHHRPTTFDPVDFHLEENEDGSATVWCSELERMFRTKGMAGFTLHPDKSYLEIKVKLYNKTPFPQTFLWWANPAVKVNDDYQSIFPPDVHAVYDHGKRDVSSFPIAKGTYYKVDYSPGTDISRYKNIPVPTSYMAVASKYNFVGGYENDVQGGILHVADHHVSPGKKQWTWGNGDFGQAWDRNLTDEDGPYIELMCGVYTDNQPDFSWIMPNEQREFTQYFMPYRDLGVVKNATKDAMVNLEMEENTVSVKVYTTGIYPNCLVELKSGDTILFSKTYDASPANSFCQKHELPNGIKAESLCVVVSDNKGAEIVSWLWEGPNKSEIPEPAKPALQPNEIDRNEELFLTGQHIEQYRHATYSPVDYYEEALRRDPEDIRCNNAMGLWFLKRAKFEEAEKHLRQAVDRMTQRNPNPYDGEPLYNLGLCLKYQGKLSEAYNHFNKATWNAGWQNPAYYSVAQIDCMEQNWSLGLAHIEKSLIRNINDQKALHLKTIILRKLGKKAEAMQTAQQSIAGDAFNFGILYEQYLLMRSEKAKTELTTLIRDNIHNYIEYALDYAAAGCYQEGIDLLELGLKTSQSNYPMALYYIGWFYTFLDQDEEALQYFDKAAIADPAYCFPNQIESAIALKKALQLNPSDARALYFLGNYSFYTKQYEDAIGYWEKSTQLDAKFPTAFRNLALGYFNKLNQEESALKYLEKAFSLDETDARIFMELDQLYKRMNKDISFRLELIEKYADLVDSRDDVYLEKIALYNIIGQHEKAFQLLQNRKFHPWEGGEGKVTGQYVATLISLAKEALKNAKWDEAISYLQQSMEYPHNLGEGKLHGAQENDIYYWMGIVLQKMGDTGAAVECWKTASSGNDEPHAAVFYNDQNPDKILYQGLALLELGEKDKANQKFEKLISYGEAHLNDHIKIDYFAVSLPDLMIWEDDLDKRNQIHCHYLIGLGHLGLKNTCEAQEQFHKVLELDKCHLGAITHQKMVKMEKEINP comes from the coding sequence ATGAACAAAGTACAGATCTGGCAAGAGAAAATCACGATACCTACCTATACCACAGGCAAACCTGAAAAGAACCCTGTATTCATCGAAAAAAGGGTATATCAAGGTAGCAGCGGATCGGTATACCCTTACCCTGTCATCGAAAAAATACATGACGAAAAAATAGACAAAGCGTACAACGCCGTTTACCTGGAAAATGAATTTGTCAAAATCATGATTCTTCCAGAAATAGGCGGCAGAGTACAAATGGCCTATGACAAGACGAAGCAAAGACATTTTGTCTATTACAATCAGGTAATCAAGCCCGCGCTGGTGGGACTAACCGGCCCCTGGATATCAGGTGGTATAGAATTTAACTGGCCTCAACATCACAGACCGACGACATTTGATCCGGTAGATTTTCATCTGGAAGAAAACGAAGATGGTAGCGCGACGGTTTGGTGTAGCGAGTTGGAAAGAATGTTTCGCACCAAAGGAATGGCGGGTTTCACCCTTCATCCAGACAAGTCCTATCTGGAGATCAAAGTGAAGCTATACAATAAGACTCCTTTTCCTCAGACCTTTCTCTGGTGGGCCAACCCTGCCGTGAAAGTGAATGATGACTACCAGTCGATATTTCCACCAGACGTACATGCGGTCTACGATCATGGAAAAAGGGACGTTTCCTCCTTTCCAATTGCTAAGGGTACTTATTACAAAGTAGACTATTCGCCGGGCACTGATATCTCTCGCTACAAAAACATCCCCGTACCCACCTCCTATATGGCGGTGGCTTCTAAATACAATTTTGTGGGCGGCTATGAGAATGACGTACAGGGTGGCATATTGCACGTAGCAGATCACCATGTATCGCCAGGCAAAAAGCAGTGGACCTGGGGAAATGGAGATTTTGGTCAGGCATGGGATCGAAATCTTACAGATGAAGACGGACCTTACATCGAGCTCATGTGCGGAGTATACACGGATAATCAGCCCGATTTCTCCTGGATCATGCCCAATGAACAACGAGAATTCACTCAATACTTCATGCCTTACCGTGATTTGGGCGTAGTGAAAAATGCGACTAAAGATGCTATGGTTAATCTGGAGATGGAAGAAAATACCGTTTCTGTCAAAGTTTATACCACAGGAATTTACCCTAATTGCCTGGTAGAATTAAAAAGTGGCGACACGATTTTATTCAGTAAAACCTATGACGCCTCGCCAGCCAACTCATTCTGCCAAAAACACGAGCTACCCAATGGCATTAAAGCAGAATCTCTGTGCGTAGTAGTATCCGACAATAAAGGTGCAGAAATAGTCTCCTGGCTATGGGAAGGCCCTAACAAAAGCGAAATACCAGAACCTGCCAAACCCGCCCTGCAACCCAACGAAATAGATAGAAATGAAGAATTATTCCTGACGGGGCAGCATATCGAGCAATACAGACATGCCACTTATAGCCCTGTTGATTATTATGAAGAAGCCTTGCGAAGGGATCCGGAGGATATCCGGTGCAATAATGCCATGGGACTGTGGTTTCTCAAACGTGCCAAATTCGAAGAAGCTGAAAAACACCTAAGACAGGCCGTAGATAGAATGACACAAAGGAACCCCAACCCTTATGATGGGGAGCCACTTTACAACCTGGGTCTCTGTCTGAAATACCAGGGAAAACTAAGTGAAGCCTATAATCATTTCAATAAAGCCACATGGAATGCGGGCTGGCAAAACCCAGCGTACTATTCTGTGGCTCAGATAGACTGTATGGAGCAAAATTGGTCACTGGGCCTGGCGCACATTGAAAAGTCGCTGATCAGAAATATCAACGACCAGAAAGCGCTCCATCTGAAAACAATTATCCTGCGAAAATTGGGCAAAAAGGCAGAAGCAATGCAGACAGCTCAACAATCCATTGCCGGAGACGCATTTAATTTTGGTATCCTGTACGAGCAATACTTGCTTATGCGATCGGAAAAGGCCAAAACTGAGCTCACGACACTTATCAGGGACAACATTCACAACTATATAGAATACGCATTGGACTATGCGGCTGCAGGGTGTTACCAGGAAGGAATTGATTTGTTAGAGCTGGGATTAAAAACATCTCAATCCAACTACCCTATGGCCTTGTATTACATTGGATGGTTCTATACCTTTTTAGATCAGGATGAAGAAGCGCTTCAATATTTCGATAAGGCAGCAATAGCCGATCCGGCTTACTGTTTCCCTAATCAGATCGAATCAGCAATAGCCTTGAAAAAAGCGCTGCAACTGAACCCCTCAGACGCCAGAGCCCTTTACTTTCTGGGCAACTATAGTTTCTATACCAAACAATACGAAGATGCCATTGGCTACTGGGAAAAATCGACACAACTGGATGCTAAGTTCCCAACTGCATTCAGAAATCTGGCTCTGGGTTATTTCAACAAACTGAACCAGGAAGAATCAGCACTGAAATATTTGGAAAAGGCCTTTTCACTGGACGAAACGGATGCCCGGATATTCATGGAACTAGATCAGCTGTATAAACGAATGAATAAAGATATTTCCTTCCGCCTAGAGCTGATCGAAAAGTATGCCGATCTGGTAGACTCCAGAGACGATGTTTATTTAGAAAAAATAGCTCTATACAATATAATTGGCCAGCACGAGAAAGCCTTCCAGCTCTTACAAAACCGGAAATTCCACCCATGGGAAGGTGGTGAAGGAAAAGTAACGGGACAATATGTAGCAACTTTGATCTCTCTGGCCAAAGAGGCTCTGAAAAACGCCAAATGGGATGAGGCAATCAGCTACCTCCAACAATCGATGGAGTACCCTCACAACTTAGGAGAAGGAAAGCTGCATGGTGCGCAGGAAAACGACATCTATTATTGGATGGGTATCGTCCTTCAGAAAATGGGAGACACGGGAGCTGCCGTTGAATGCTGGAAAACCGCAAGTTCAGGTAATGACGAACCTCATGCGGCGGTATTTTACAATGACCAAAATCCTGACAAAATCCTGTATCAGGGCCTGGCACTACTCGAACTTGGTGAGAAAGACAAAGCCAATCAAAAGTTTGAGAAGCTCATCAGCTACGGTGAAGCTCATTTGAACGACCATATCAAGATTGATTACTTCGCTGTTTCCTTACCCGATCTAATGATCTGGGAAGACGATTTGGACAAACGAAACCAAATCCATTGTCACTACTTGATAGGGTTAGGACATCTCGGACTCAAAAATACTTGCGAAGCGCAAGAGCAATTCCACAAGGTGCTCGAACTGGACAAATGCCATTTAGGGGCCATTACCCATCAAAAAATGGTAAAAATGGAGAAAGAGATTAATCCTTAA